In the Vibrio gigantis genome, one interval contains:
- a CDS encoding DUF2799 domain-containing protein, translating into MKKIIALFAVAFSLAGCSANVQDLAAEGNWQEIGYRDGIKGHTQRSYSEMTELGAVDQASYTEGYHLGVTEYCNPNHAYQIGLSGQVYEGVCSGTEDAQRFRMEWQRGWDEFSNDY; encoded by the coding sequence ATGAAAAAAATAATCGCACTATTCGCCGTGGCATTTAGCCTTGCAGGATGCAGCGCTAATGTTCAAGACTTAGCGGCTGAAGGCAATTGGCAAGAGATTGGCTATCGTGATGGTATTAAAGGCCATACTCAGCGTTCGTATTCAGAGATGACTGAGCTTGGCGCAGTAGATCAAGCGAGTTACACCGAAGGTTATCACCTAGGTGTGACTGAATATTGTAATCCGAACCACGCTTATCAGATCGGTTTATCTGGTCAGGTTTATGAAGGTGTCTGTTCTGGTACGGAAGACGCGCAACGTTTCCGTATGGAATGGCAACGCGGGTGGGATGAGTTCTCAAACGACTATTAA
- the murQ gene encoding N-acetylmuramic acid 6-phosphate etherase, with amino-acid sequence MSNDALISALSHLVSEGRNPDTMDIDLLTSLEVVEKINQQDKQVPLAIEAELAQIAKAVDKIAHAFQHGGRLIYMGAGTSGRLGVLDASECPPTFGVSDKMVIGLIAGGPEAILKAKEGAEDSLTLGIEDLKAIQFSEKDVVVGIAASGRTPYVIGALNYANQLGAVTIALSCNPDSPIAEIAQIAISPVVGPEALTGSTRLKSGTAQKLVLNMLTTASMIRIGKSYQNLMVDVKATNEKLVARAARIVIQATECDKALAVSTLKTTDYDVKLSILMILTGLDLELAKAQLDKQNGFLRKAVENNQ; translated from the coding sequence ATGAGTAACGACGCTCTCATATCAGCGCTCTCGCACCTCGTTTCGGAGGGGAGAAACCCTGACACTATGGATATTGATCTGCTCACCTCTCTCGAAGTGGTTGAAAAGATTAACCAACAAGACAAACAAGTGCCCTTGGCAATCGAAGCGGAACTGGCACAGATAGCTAAAGCGGTAGATAAAATTGCTCATGCCTTTCAACACGGTGGTCGATTGATTTATATGGGCGCTGGTACCAGTGGTCGATTAGGTGTGTTAGACGCCTCAGAATGCCCACCGACTTTCGGTGTTTCAGACAAGATGGTTATCGGCCTAATTGCAGGCGGACCAGAAGCGATTTTAAAAGCCAAAGAAGGTGCGGAAGATTCGCTGACCTTAGGTATTGAAGACCTAAAAGCAATTCAGTTTTCAGAAAAGGATGTTGTGGTGGGCATTGCAGCCAGTGGTCGTACACCTTACGTGATTGGTGCACTCAATTACGCTAATCAGCTTGGCGCAGTGACCATTGCGCTATCTTGTAATCCAGATTCACCGATAGCTGAGATCGCTCAGATCGCAATTAGCCCAGTGGTTGGCCCAGAAGCATTAACGGGATCAACACGACTCAAGTCCGGTACAGCGCAAAAGCTGGTACTTAACATGCTGACCACCGCGAGCATGATTCGTATAGGTAAGAGCTACCAAAATCTGATGGTCGACGTAAAAGCAACCAATGAAAAGCTGGTTGCCCGCGCTGCTCGTATCGTGATCCAAGCAACAGAGTGTGATAAAGCACTGGCAGTGTCGACACTTAAAACGACTGATTACGATGTGAAATTATCGATTTTGATGATTCTAACAGGACTAGATTTAGAATTGGCCAAGGCACAGCTTGATAAGCAAAACGGCTTTTTAAGAAAAGCGGTAGAGAATAACCAGTAA
- a CDS encoding anhydro-N-acetylmuramic acid kinase, with the protein MDHKELYIGVMSGTSMDGVDTALVSIEGTRITLLAHDEFPMPDDLKARLLEVCIGQKTDLINIGELDHKLGHLFADAVLQLLDKSDTPVSSVTAIGNHGQTVFHQPTGDSPFTMQLGDANIIAAKTQIQTVADFRRKDMALGGQGAPLVPAFHHTIFHPQESSVVVLNIGGISNISVLRPNQPTLGYDTGPGNMLMDAWADKHTGEKFDRDAQFALKGQLNQALLEQLLNEPYLSQIPPKSTGRELFNLPWLEQRLTEFKDLSTEDVQRTLCEYTALTIVNEVETYRLGNQPALYVCGGGTRNPLLMKRLAELLPNWEVESTTVKGVDADYMEAMAFAWLAQRHVHQLPSNLPEVTGASRAASLGVLYRAD; encoded by the coding sequence ATGGATCATAAAGAACTGTATATCGGGGTGATGTCGGGGACGAGTATGGACGGCGTTGATACGGCATTAGTGTCGATAGAAGGTACTCGTATCACATTGCTCGCACATGATGAGTTCCCCATGCCTGATGATCTTAAAGCACGTCTTCTTGAGGTGTGTATTGGCCAGAAAACGGATTTAATTAACATTGGTGAGCTAGACCACAAGCTTGGCCATCTGTTTGCTGATGCGGTTCTGCAACTTCTCGACAAGTCAGACACACCTGTATCTTCTGTGACTGCGATTGGTAATCATGGCCAAACAGTATTCCACCAGCCAACTGGTGATTCGCCATTTACCATGCAGCTGGGTGATGCCAACATCATTGCCGCTAAAACGCAGATTCAAACGGTTGCCGATTTCAGACGTAAAGACATGGCATTAGGCGGACAAGGCGCACCATTAGTCCCCGCCTTCCACCATACGATCTTTCACCCGCAAGAGAGCTCGGTTGTCGTCTTGAATATTGGTGGTATCTCGAATATTTCAGTGCTGCGCCCGAATCAGCCAACACTTGGTTATGATACTGGCCCAGGGAATATGTTGATGGACGCTTGGGCAGATAAACATACAGGTGAGAAGTTTGATCGAGATGCGCAATTCGCGCTTAAAGGCCAACTCAATCAAGCTTTACTCGAACAGCTGTTAAATGAGCCATATCTATCTCAAATACCACCGAAAAGTACAGGTAGAGAACTGTTCAACCTGCCTTGGCTAGAGCAACGACTTACAGAGTTTAAAGACCTTTCAACAGAAGATGTTCAGCGCACGCTTTGTGAATACACGGCATTGACGATAGTAAATGAAGTGGAGACTTATCGCTTGGGCAACCAACCTGCACTCTATGTGTGTGGCGGCGGTACGAGAAATCCATTGTTGATGAAAAGGTTGGCTGAGCTGCTTCCTAACTGGGAAGTAGAGTCGACCACCGTTAAAGGGGTTGATGCCGATTACATGGAAGCCATGGCCTTCGCATGGCTTGCTCAGCGTCATGTTCATCAACTGCCAAGCAATTTACCCGAAGTGACTGGCGCAAGCAGGGCCGCCTCTCTAGGCGTTCTTTATCGTGCTGACTAA
- the nagZ gene encoding beta-N-acetylhexosaminidase, whose product MGPLWVDVAGYELTAEDREILEHPTVGGLILFARNYHDSKQLSALNKEIRKVAKRPILIGVDQEGGRVQRFRDGFSIIPAAQEFATKNNGEQLAEQAGWLMAAELVAHDIDLSFAPVLDKGHDCKAIGNRAFGEDIDTIVRHSSAFIKGMKSVGMATTGKHFPGHGGVIADSHLETPYDPRDDIFETDMAIFRAQIEAGILDAMMPAHVVFSHYDDQPASGSQYWLQKVLKQQLGFKGLVFSDDLTMEGAAIMGGPADRAKAALNAGCDMVLMCNKRDAQIEALDHLTIQEVSLANSLLKKRSFDLPTLHSDSRWKEASEQIKRMLNAG is encoded by the coding sequence ATGGGACCGTTGTGGGTTGATGTTGCAGGCTATGAACTGACCGCTGAAGACAGAGAGATTTTAGAGCACCCAACCGTTGGTGGTCTCATCCTATTTGCTAGAAACTACCACGATAGCAAACAGCTGTCGGCGCTAAATAAAGAGATTCGCAAGGTAGCAAAACGTCCTATTTTAATCGGTGTTGACCAAGAAGGTGGCCGAGTTCAGCGTTTTCGTGACGGCTTTTCAATTATCCCTGCGGCGCAGGAGTTCGCTACAAAGAATAATGGTGAGCAGCTAGCAGAACAGGCGGGCTGGTTGATGGCGGCGGAACTGGTTGCTCATGATATCGACCTGAGCTTTGCGCCAGTATTAGATAAAGGCCATGATTGTAAAGCAATTGGAAATCGAGCATTTGGTGAAGATATTGATACCATCGTTCGCCACAGTAGTGCTTTCATCAAAGGTATGAAGTCGGTTGGCATGGCGACAACAGGAAAGCACTTCCCTGGACATGGTGGCGTGATTGCTGACTCACACTTAGAGACGCCATATGACCCTAGAGACGATATCTTTGAAACCGATATGGCAATCTTCAGGGCGCAAATTGAAGCTGGAATATTGGATGCCATGATGCCAGCTCACGTGGTTTTCTCCCACTATGATGATCAACCTGCGAGCGGTTCACAGTATTGGCTGCAGAAGGTATTGAAGCAGCAGCTTGGGTTCAAAGGCTTAGTTTTTTCTGACGACTTAACGATGGAAGGCGCTGCGATTATGGGTGGACCAGCAGACAGAGCGAAAGCAGCTTTGAATGCGGGGTGTGACATGGTGTTGATGTGTAATAAACGAGATGCCCAAATTGAGGCTCTTGATCACTTAACAATTCAAGAGGTGTCTTTAGCCAACTCATTGCTTAAAAAACGCAGTTTTGATTTACCGACGCTTCACTCGGATAGTCGATGGAAAGAGGCCTCAGAGCAAATTAAGCGAATGTTAAACGCTGGGTGA
- a CDS encoding 3-deoxy-7-phosphoheptulonate synthase: MQKSELSNVNIIDEQVLITPEELKAKLPLSDNARRFIQESRQTIANIIHKKDHRMLVVCGPCSIHDIEAAKEYAKRLKALSEELSDQLYIVMRVYFEKPRTTVGWKGLINDPHLDGTFDIEHGLHVGRELLVELAEMEIPLATEALDPISPQYLADTFSWAAIGARTTESQTHREMASGLSMPIGFKNGTDGNLGTAINAMQAASSSHRFMGISREGQVALLTTQGNPNGHVILRGGKQTNYDSVSVHECEQELGKSGLEAALMVDCSHANSRKDFRRQPLVAEDVIHQIREGNKSIIGLMIESHINEGNQSSDIPLNEMKYGVSITDACINWESTEALLKHAHTELVPFLENRLKG; the protein is encoded by the coding sequence ATGCAGAAAAGTGAATTAAGCAATGTCAATATCATCGACGAACAGGTACTGATTACTCCTGAAGAGTTAAAAGCAAAACTGCCTTTGAGTGATAATGCTCGTCGTTTCATTCAAGAGTCTCGTCAAACTATCGCAAACATCATTCATAAGAAAGATCATCGCATGCTTGTTGTATGTGGCCCATGTTCTATCCATGACATTGAAGCTGCAAAAGAGTACGCGAAACGCCTAAAAGCACTTTCTGAAGAACTGAGCGATCAACTGTATATTGTAATGCGTGTTTACTTTGAAAAGCCTCGTACTACTGTTGGCTGGAAAGGCTTGATCAATGACCCTCATCTAGATGGTACTTTCGATATTGAGCACGGTCTGCATGTTGGTCGTGAGCTACTGGTTGAACTTGCTGAGATGGAAATTCCACTCGCAACAGAAGCACTCGATCCAATCAGCCCGCAATACCTCGCAGACACGTTCAGCTGGGCAGCTATCGGTGCGCGTACGACAGAATCACAAACTCACCGTGAGATGGCTAGTGGCCTCTCAATGCCAATCGGTTTTAAAAACGGTACTGATGGCAACCTAGGCACTGCAATCAATGCAATGCAAGCTGCTTCTTCTAGCCACCGTTTCATGGGTATCAGCCGTGAAGGCCAGGTTGCACTACTAACAACGCAAGGTAACCCAAATGGTCACGTAATTTTACGTGGTGGTAAGCAGACGAACTACGATTCAGTATCAGTACACGAATGTGAGCAAGAGCTGGGTAAATCTGGCTTAGAGGCGGCGCTAATGGTCGACTGTAGCCACGCTAACTCTCGCAAAGATTTCCGTCGCCAACCTCTAGTTGCAGAAGATGTGATTCACCAGATTCGTGAAGGTAACAAGTCGATTATCGGCCTTATGATTGAAAGCCATATTAACGAAGGAAATCAATCTTCGGATATACCTCTCAATGAGATGAAATACGGTGTTTCTATCACCGACGCGTGTATCAATTGGGAATCAACTGAGGCACTATTGAAGCATGCACATACGGAATTAGTCCCGTTCTTAGAGAACCGCTTGAAAGGTTAG
- the tyrA gene encoding bifunctional chorismate mutase/prephenate dehydrogenase — protein MAVELNELRDQIDAVDKQMLDLLAQRLALVEKVGEVKSEHGLPIYVPEREAAMLASRRQEAEKIGVPPQLIEDILRRTMRESYASEKDSGFKCLNPELRSVVIVGGNGQLGGLFGRMFKLSGYEVKILGSQDWDRADEILDNAGLVVVTVPIHLTEGVIAKLGNLPSDCILCDLTSIKSKPLQAMMNMHQGPVVGLHPMFGPDVPSLAKQVIVYSDGRGSENYQWLLNQFGIWGASLCQMDAAEHDHGMTLIQALRHFTSFAYGLHLSKENPNIDQLLKLSSPIYRLEIAMVGRLFAQDPNLYGDIILSSDENIEMIRRFHSCFGEALEILDGKDKAKFVDSFNQVSDWFGDYSQQFLQESQSLLKQAHDSIHRG, from the coding sequence ATGGCCGTTGAACTGAACGAATTACGCGACCAAATCGATGCTGTCGATAAACAAATGCTGGATTTACTTGCTCAGCGATTGGCTCTAGTAGAGAAAGTCGGTGAAGTAAAAAGTGAACATGGTTTACCTATTTATGTACCAGAGCGCGAAGCGGCAATGCTGGCATCTCGTCGTCAAGAAGCCGAGAAAATAGGGGTTCCACCACAGCTCATCGAAGATATTTTGCGTCGTACTATGCGTGAGTCTTATGCCAGTGAAAAAGATTCTGGCTTTAAGTGTCTTAATCCAGAATTACGTTCAGTGGTTATCGTTGGTGGTAATGGTCAACTTGGTGGCTTGTTTGGCCGTATGTTCAAACTTTCTGGCTACGAAGTGAAAATTCTTGGCAGCCAAGATTGGGACAGAGCTGATGAGATTTTAGATAACGCTGGTCTTGTGGTAGTTACCGTTCCAATTCACCTAACGGAAGGTGTAATTGCAAAGCTGGGTAACCTACCAAGCGATTGTATTCTTTGTGATTTAACATCAATTAAGTCAAAACCGCTACAAGCAATGATGAACATGCACCAAGGCCCTGTGGTTGGTTTGCACCCAATGTTTGGCCCTGATGTACCAAGCCTAGCGAAACAAGTGATTGTTTACAGTGATGGTCGTGGTTCTGAAAACTACCAATGGCTACTGAATCAATTTGGCATTTGGGGCGCAAGCCTGTGCCAAATGGACGCTGCTGAGCATGATCATGGCATGACCTTGATTCAAGCACTGCGCCACTTTACCTCTTTTGCTTACGGCCTACACCTAAGCAAAGAGAATCCGAATATCGACCAGCTTCTGAAGCTAAGCTCGCCAATCTACCGACTTGAGATTGCGATGGTTGGCCGTCTGTTTGCTCAAGACCCGAACTTGTACGGAGACATCATTCTGTCTTCAGATGAGAACATTGAGATGATTCGACGCTTCCACAGCTGTTTCGGAGAAGCTCTAGAGATCTTGGACGGAAAAGATAAAGCCAAGTTTGTTGATAGCTTCAACCAAGTGAGCGATTGGTTTGGTGATTACTCTCAACAATTCTTGCAAGAGAGTCAAAGCTTGTTAAAACAAGCGCATGACTCGATTCACCGTGGCTAA
- a CDS encoding M23 family metallopeptidase translates to MSKKISITIPSSQGEQTFYFGRKAVLMCTTAIFSVPLLIGGAAYMHFESKQELALQAGDAQQLIETLIVEKEQTEFLYAEQIETNHSLSQTLTEKEGTIQLLGKRVFDVESVLGLADEELLTDDVSLEERIDAAAVDSAVRATMFRLIPNDSPMAYQRISSSYGSRTNPISGKRHVHTGIDLTCKRGEDIVAPADGVIETVRPSKKGFGNFITMRHSFGFMSSYAHLQKFKVRSGQFVSKGDVIASCGNSGNSTGPHLHYEVRFLGRSLNPQYLMDWTPENFNYVFEKEKKVKWGPLVQLIDNVVRLQINLTNVPYISSTIDTVSSEDNKKPITTN, encoded by the coding sequence ATGTCTAAAAAAATTTCCATCACTATTCCCTCTAGTCAGGGGGAACAGACGTTTTACTTCGGCCGAAAAGCCGTCCTCATGTGCACCACTGCGATATTTTCAGTACCGCTACTGATTGGCGGAGCAGCGTACATGCACTTCGAGAGTAAACAAGAACTCGCACTGCAAGCGGGTGATGCCCAACAGTTGATTGAAACACTGATTGTTGAAAAAGAACAAACAGAATTTCTTTATGCTGAGCAAATAGAAACCAACCATTCGCTATCGCAGACACTGACAGAGAAAGAGGGCACGATTCAACTGCTTGGTAAACGTGTATTCGATGTGGAATCAGTACTCGGTCTTGCTGATGAAGAACTGCTTACCGATGATGTTTCTTTAGAAGAGCGCATTGATGCGGCTGCAGTCGATTCGGCGGTAAGAGCCACAATGTTCCGTTTGATTCCAAACGACAGCCCGATGGCTTATCAACGCATCTCTTCTTCTTATGGCAGCCGCACTAACCCTATTTCAGGTAAACGCCATGTACATACTGGTATCGATCTAACATGTAAACGTGGTGAAGATATTGTAGCGCCCGCAGATGGAGTCATTGAAACGGTACGTCCAAGTAAAAAAGGCTTCGGTAACTTTATTACTATGCGTCACTCGTTTGGTTTCATGAGTTCTTATGCGCACCTACAGAAGTTCAAAGTACGTAGCGGACAGTTTGTGAGTAAAGGTGATGTGATTGCTAGCTGTGGTAACTCAGGTAACTCAACAGGCCCACACTTGCATTATGAAGTACGCTTCCTTGGTCGTTCATTGAACCCTCAATACTTGATGGATTGGACACCTGAGAATTTCAACTACGTGTTCGAGAAAGAGAAGAAGGTTAAGTGGGGTCCACTGGTTCAACTGATTGATAATGTGGTTCGCTTGCAGATCAACCTGACTAACGTGCCTTACATTAGCTCAACCATCGATACCGTATCGAGTGAAGATAATAAGAAACCTATCACGACTAACTAG
- a CDS encoding PilZ domain-containing protein translates to MVERRQFSRVIYQVPTEISQGQVNVAGSVQDLSLHGLLIQCNESKQLSHDIPIQVNFTLESSDINIQLEATIVSTINTSMRLRIEHLDIDSISHLKRLVELNVGDDELLYREIEHLTDLGSE, encoded by the coding sequence ATGGTTGAAAGACGTCAATTTTCACGAGTTATTTATCAAGTTCCGACTGAAATTTCACAAGGGCAAGTAAATGTAGCAGGCTCAGTGCAAGACTTATCGCTCCATGGTTTACTCATTCAATGCAATGAATCAAAACAACTTAGCCATGATATCCCTATTCAAGTGAATTTTACGCTCGAAAGTAGTGATATCAATATTCAGTTAGAAGCAACGATAGTCTCTACCATCAATACCTCAATGCGTTTACGCATAGAGCATTTAGATATTGATAGTATCAGTCACCTTAAGCGCCTTGTGGAGCTTAACGTTGGCGACGATGAACTGCTTTATCGAGAGATTGAACACCTTACCGACTTAGGTAGTGAGTGA
- the ettA gene encoding energy-dependent translational throttle protein EttA, translating into MAEYVYTMSRVSKTVPPKRQILKDISLSFFPGAKIGVLGLNGSGKSTLLRIMAGIDTDIDGEARAQQGLKVGYLPQEPVLDESKTVREIVEEAVSDVADALKRIDAVYAAYAEPDADFDALAKEQGELEALIQAKDGHNLETALERAADALRLPEWDAKIEFLSGGERRRVAICRLLLEKPDMLLLDEPTNHLDAESVAWLEHFLVDYSGTVVAITHDRYFLDNAAGWILELDRGEGIPWEGNYTSWLEQKDERLKQEKAGESARQKTIEKELEWVRQNPKGRQAKSKARMARFEELTTGQYQKRNETNELFIPPGERLGDKVLEVNNLTKSFGDRVLIDDLSFSMPKGAIVGIVGANGAGKSTLFKMLSGAEQPDSGTVELGETVKLASVDQFRDSMDDTKTVFQEISEGADIIKINNFEIPARAYCSRFNFKGNDQQKIIGELSGGERNRVHLAKLLKAGGNVLLLDEPTNDLDVETLRALEEALLEFPGCAMVISHDRWFLDRIATHILDYRDEGQVNFYEGNYTEYTEWLKQTLGAQAAEPHRIKYKRIAK; encoded by the coding sequence ATGGCTGAATACGTATATACCATGTCTCGGGTGAGCAAAACTGTTCCACCTAAGCGTCAAATTCTTAAAGACATTTCTCTTAGCTTTTTTCCTGGCGCTAAAATCGGTGTTTTGGGTCTAAATGGTTCAGGTAAATCTACCCTACTACGTATCATGGCTGGTATTGATACTGATATTGATGGTGAAGCACGTGCACAACAAGGTCTTAAAGTAGGTTACCTACCGCAAGAACCTGTACTAGACGAATCAAAAACGGTTCGTGAAATCGTAGAAGAAGCGGTTTCTGACGTTGCTGACGCACTTAAGCGTATCGATGCAGTTTACGCTGCTTACGCAGAACCAGATGCAGACTTCGATGCACTTGCTAAAGAGCAAGGTGAACTAGAAGCACTGATTCAAGCAAAAGACGGCCACAACCTAGAAACTGCTCTAGAGCGCGCTGCTGATGCACTTCGCCTTCCTGAATGGGATGCGAAAATTGAATTCCTATCAGGTGGTGAGCGTCGTCGTGTTGCTATCTGTCGACTACTTCTTGAAAAGCCAGACATGCTGCTTCTTGATGAACCAACCAACCACTTGGATGCAGAATCAGTAGCATGGCTTGAGCACTTCCTAGTTGATTACAGTGGTACTGTTGTGGCAATTACCCACGACCGTTACTTCCTAGACAACGCAGCTGGCTGGATTCTAGAACTTGACCGTGGTGAAGGTATCCCATGGGAAGGTAACTACACATCTTGGCTAGAGCAGAAAGATGAGCGTCTTAAGCAAGAAAAAGCGGGCGAAAGCGCACGTCAAAAGACTATCGAGAAAGAACTTGAATGGGTTCGTCAAAACCCTAAAGGCCGTCAAGCTAAGTCTAAAGCTCGTATGGCTCGTTTTGAAGAACTGACAACTGGCCAATACCAGAAGCGTAACGAAACTAACGAACTGTTCATCCCGCCAGGTGAGCGTCTAGGTGACAAAGTTCTTGAAGTGAATAACCTAACTAAATCGTTTGGTGATCGCGTTCTTATCGATGACCTATCATTCAGCATGCCTAAGGGTGCAATCGTAGGTATCGTTGGTGCCAACGGTGCAGGTAAATCAACACTATTCAAGATGCTAAGCGGCGCAGAACAGCCAGATTCAGGTACAGTTGAACTAGGCGAAACCGTTAAGCTTGCTTCTGTTGACCAGTTCCGTGACAGCATGGACGACACCAAGACAGTATTCCAAGAGATCTCTGAAGGCGCTGATATCATTAAGATCAACAACTTCGAAATCCCTGCACGTGCATACTGCTCTCGTTTCAACTTTAAAGGCAACGACCAACAGAAGATCATCGGTGAGCTTTCTGGTGGTGAGCGTAACCGTGTTCACTTAGCGAAACTGCTAAAAGCGGGCGGTAACGTACTGCTACTCGATGAGCCTACCAACGACCTTGACGTTGAAACGCTACGTGCTCTTGAAGAAGCACTGCTTGAGTTCCCTGGCTGTGCAATGGTTATCTCGCACGACCGTTGGTTCCTAGACCGTATTGCGACCCATATCTTAGACTACCGTGATGAAGGTCAAGTTAACTTCTACGAAGGTAACTATACTGAGTACACTGAGTGGCTTAAGCAAACTCTAGGCGCACAAGCGGCAGAACCGCACCGTATCAAGTACAAGCGTATCGCTAAGTAA
- the sltY gene encoding murein transglycosylase, which produces MFFRIGNTKVAVAASAILSSFSLAPMALASNASELEMQRDVYDRAQEVLDNRDLKAYSALRNKIQTYPLTPYTDYRAFLIGLGERTPAEVDAFIEENKALPFSNRMRAPYLDSLASQKQWKTILEFQAKEPVGEKYQCIYYRAHYEQGNQELAFKGAKQLWLSGSGIDDACDPLFKTWDQAGLRTDELILERMLLAFEGRNGKLMSYLIKQLDNDESIAQAKQMKALYNKPENVLAFAKKNPANEFNQAQTEFAFEKLARKSSSSAQEVFDDVIKAQKFSKEKSQELADYLTFRLINTDSEELMEWRDEMLANSSKQVLLERRARLAIQHADWTGLKEWIARLDDKHQASLRWQYWQGRAEIATSDTDKGNKRLSDILGKRNFYSVAAAKQLGKPIQYPTSTLKYNPETVKPFSTSLIRIDELITRDKIAAAKSEWRWLLSNADKEQKEMLAAYAATQRWNHFTVIASISAKMWDNIALRFPVAHKWWFNFYAEKHDIDPITLMSLARQESAMDSEARSPVGARGVMQIMPKTAQYTANKHKIKYKGSDDLYDVGKNIEIGSHYLDGLLAQYDDNRIFAFAAYNAGPSRVKQWRSRSDEKLDAFAFIEMIPFKETRGYVQNILMFETYYRDILGEKGAFLAPHEVQTKY; this is translated from the coding sequence ATGTTTTTCCGAATTGGTAATACGAAGGTTGCTGTGGCTGCATCGGCAATCTTGTCTTCATTTTCACTGGCTCCGATGGCTTTGGCGAGCAATGCCTCTGAGCTAGAAATGCAGCGTGATGTTTATGATAGAGCGCAAGAGGTTTTAGACAACCGTGATCTAAAAGCTTACTCCGCGCTGCGTAACAAAATTCAAACATACCCTTTAACACCTTACACTGATTATCGAGCCTTTCTGATTGGCTTAGGTGAGCGCACGCCTGCTGAGGTCGATGCTTTTATTGAAGAAAACAAGGCACTCCCATTTTCTAATCGAATGCGTGCGCCTTACTTGGATTCATTGGCTTCTCAAAAGCAGTGGAAGACGATCCTTGAGTTTCAAGCTAAAGAGCCCGTAGGTGAAAAATACCAATGTATCTATTACCGAGCACATTACGAGCAAGGTAATCAAGAGCTCGCCTTTAAAGGGGCTAAACAGCTTTGGTTAAGTGGTAGTGGTATTGATGACGCTTGTGATCCGCTATTTAAAACCTGGGATCAAGCAGGGCTAAGAACCGATGAACTGATTCTGGAGAGGATGCTGTTAGCATTTGAAGGCCGTAATGGTAAGTTAATGAGTTATCTGATTAAGCAATTAGATAACGATGAGTCAATTGCTCAAGCTAAGCAGATGAAGGCGTTGTACAACAAGCCTGAAAATGTACTCGCGTTTGCTAAGAAAAATCCTGCGAATGAATTTAATCAAGCTCAAACCGAATTTGCTTTTGAGAAGTTAGCAAGGAAGTCATCAAGCAGTGCTCAAGAGGTGTTTGACGATGTCATCAAGGCTCAGAAATTCTCAAAAGAGAAATCTCAAGAGCTAGCTGATTACCTAACGTTTCGCCTGATTAACACAGATTCTGAAGAGTTGATGGAGTGGCGAGACGAGATGCTCGCGAATTCATCAAAGCAAGTTTTGCTGGAAAGACGTGCTCGCTTAGCGATTCAGCATGCCGATTGGACGGGCTTGAAAGAGTGGATAGCGCGCTTGGATGATAAACATCAGGCTTCGCTCCGTTGGCAATATTGGCAGGGCAGAGCTGAAATCGCGACGAGCGACACTGATAAAGGCAATAAGCGACTGTCAGATATTTTAGGGAAGCGTAACTTCTATAGTGTTGCGGCTGCAAAGCAGTTGGGTAAACCGATTCAATATCCAACTTCTACGTTGAAATACAATCCAGAAACAGTGAAGCCTTTTAGCACTTCGCTGATTCGTATCGATGAACTGATCACTCGCGATAAAATTGCCGCAGCCAAAAGTGAATGGCGCTGGTTACTGAGCAATGCAGATAAAGAGCAAAAAGAGATGCTTGCCGCTTACGCTGCGACACAGCGTTGGAATCACTTTACTGTCATTGCGAGTATTTCAGCGAAAATGTGGGATAACATTGCGTTGCGTTTCCCGGTCGCTCATAAGTGGTGGTTTAACTTCTACGCAGAGAAGCATGATATTGACCCAATCACTTTGATGTCTCTAGCAAGACAAGAGAGCGCGATGGATTCAGAAGCTCGTTCTCCGGTTGGTGCGCGTGGCGTCATGCAAATCATGCCAAAGACAGCGCAATACACGGCTAATAAGCACAAGATTAAGTACAAGGGTAGCGATGATCTTTACGATGTCGGCAAGAATATCGAAATTGGCAGTCACTACTTAGATGGCCTACTTGCTCAATATGATGATAACCGTATCTTTGCCTTTGCGGCTTATAATGCTGGCCCTAGCCGTGTGAAGCAGTGGCGTTCACGCAGTGATGAAAAGCTCGATGCTTTTGCGTTTATCGAAATGATTCCATTCAAAGAGACTCGGGGGTATGTTCAAAATATCTTGATGTTTGAGACCTATTATCGAGATATCTTGGGCGAGAAAGGGGCGTTTTTAGCACCCCATGAGGTACAAACGAAATACTAA